GTATCTGCTTTGAAaactaatataaaatatagagATTTATTCACTGCCGCAGTATGTAATGTTGATAACGCAGATTGTATGCTACATAGATGTCATAAATGTCCTGGGGTACcaggtataaaaaatttgttgaatgaATCAAACATCTCTACTTCAAATGATTCAATTCATTACAAAAAATGGGATACAGAAGGCAGTAGAGCAGCTCTTACAAATCATACtgaaaagaagaaaatatttttagaaacttTATGCTCTGATGTATGGAAATTGACCATACACCATTACATTGCAGAttcacagaaaaattatttatatgattgCAAAACTTAATTAGAGCCCGATACATGCATTATTACCATGAATTAtgcagaaaattatttttttattatacaaaaatctattcaatcattttactacaataaTTCACAAGCAACACTTCATCCTTTCTGCATTTATTATAAAGATCCTCGGGAAACCGATAAAGAAAAGCTCAAGCAAATGAGTTTCTGTGTAATTAGTGATACGACTGATCATGTTGCTTACACTGTTCATGCTTTTCAAGAAAAacttatagaaataataaaaaataagtatccatggataaaaaatgttatctacTTTTCAGACGGAGCACCTACTCAATATAAAAACAAGTAAgatctctaaaaaatttttgtattttaaaaaataaataaaaagctaTTAAAACTAGAGTTATTTTGTTGAATTACAGAGCTTTGTGTTTTTGATAATTGGTTAATTAACCAATTGATTTAATACTTATTCTTCTGTTCCATTAAGGAACAATTTAGCGAATGTTTGCTGTCATGAAAGAGATTTCGGCATAAAGATAacgtcttataatttttttgcgaCTAGTCACGGAAAGAGCGTATGCGACGGAAATGGAGGTACAATAAAGAGAAAAGTGATGCGACATTGTATACCATCACCTCCTGATCAGCAAGTGACAACCCCATTTGAGTTTTACGAATAtgtttccagagaaatgaaaaGCATAAGGCatacattaataaaatcataactCATAGTCATGcataatgtaaataatgcCCTATATTTTCAGAGCAATATGAGTATCTGAtgctgataataaaaaacattaagaaaaattgaataaacgATTTGAATCTGTGAAAACCATCAAGGACACTCGAATTAACCACTCTTTCACACCTATCAACGAAAATTCTTTAGAAGTAAGAATGACTTCGTATGAAAAAGATTGTAAAGTagttaaattgaattaataaagaaaaatttttttaattttctacaatagTCATTTCCTCCATGTTTTTTGTACTTTGACGTAACATTAGAACATAAAATTCCAACAACTATTGAATGTGTTCCTAAAAGGATTTCTGTTCAGTtcgaaaatcattattttatgtgCTGAAGTGGTGACTATGAAATAATTCCTTATCAGGTTCAATGTAAATTtgacaatattaaaaaatttataactcaaataCAAGCTCGATTCCctagtttaaattttcaggGCTTTTTAGGAACAGAATAAAGCAACTTTCATGAAAgtttgaaacaaataaaacttCGGAGAAAAAAGTTCTAGCTACTTGAatatagcaatttttttaaattttattagtttcaaATAGCTATAACTTTACGAAATCAAAGCAACTACGCAAAAGCTGGATAgattacattaaaatataccttgacaaaaaaatattggttgCTTGTTGACTCTCAACTTTAAATACGGTACTTATAAAAGTGTTTTATAAATAGGTAAAATTTAACCAAAACAGTTGCTTAGTTGGAAGCTATTAGTTAAGCCCGATATAAGTTTAGGCTTAACATTTACAGTGTAAACTCTACATAGCGACACTGAAGGGACTGTGCACTTTATGGCGTTATAGAGAGTTATTGTTAAATGGAGAGAAGAAACACCAgaattagaaaaagaaaaagtttttttctgaCTATTGTTAGTAGTTATGTGCATAAAAAAGAATGTTATTTGAACGCTATTGCGTATAGTCTGTTATTTTTGTCTGACGTCTTTTGCTGCACCAGTAattttgttgtatttttttacttattttattcatatttagcAATATTGAGGCATCTTGGTTATAAAGGAagtatttttccaataatttagCTGCTTCCAGAGCTTCTTTAATGCTCGGCGGAGGCTCAGGCTCATCCATCTCatcttttctcaaaatttcttCGTCTGTGAGTGAAGCCGTTGTAAGCAGGCGGTCGTCTACTGCGATGTAGGTTTGAAGATTTACCGTATTTCCTGCCATGTTGAACTGTTGAATCCACTCAGTTAATGGAAGGTCGTCGACGCTTTCAACCTCAGGTTCTGTTTCCACCTCATTACTCGTAGAATTGGTACAAAGTCCAGCATGTCGAAAAGAGTGCTGTATAGTTGTGGGTGTCACTTCTTCCCAGgctttagataaaaaatttactgcatGCAGCATACTAACAGAAGTTTTACCCTCAGATTCGACTAGCTCCATCAATAATTTCCTTCTGTGGTGATCCTTGAGGCTTTTAATTACACTCTGGTCCATTGGCTGTAAGACACTAGTCGTATTTGGAGGAAGAAATGCCAACTCTATGTTTTAAAGGTTTGATATAAACGGGTGGGCCGGGCAGTTGTCAACaaggagtaaaatttttcgtcCCTTTAATTCTGCATCCCACTTTCCCACTTCTTCTTCAAAAAGTTGACTGGTCATCCAAGCTGATTTATTAGCTTTATACGTCACTggcaattttttaatgttcttAAAACAGCGCGGATTTTTCGATTTGCCTATTATTAGtagcttatttttttctgtgccaTCCATATCAGCAGCCACAAGCATCGTAATACGTTCCTTGGAAAGCTTTCCTCCCACACACTTTTTCCCTTTAAATTTCAGAGTTTTATCTGGAGTCAACTTATAGAAAATTCCTGCTTCATCAGCATTGAAAATGTCACTTGAGGCGTATTTTTCTATGAATTTTGACCACACTCTGTTAATCCAATCATGAGTCACATTTGTATCAACACTTCGTGCTTCCCCACTTATTTTACCATAGTTGATATGATGACGCTGCTTGAATTTTCCGAGCCATCCTTCTGATGCTTTGAAAGAAGTTAAACCAAGTTCATCAGCAAAATTCTCCGCCTTAGCTTTCACGAGCCGCCCCGAGATAGGCATATTATTCTGGCGCTGTCGGTGAAACCATGATAGTACAGCTTGATCCAAATCTTCGTATATaggtttctttaattttttggaagaTTTTCCCTCGCCCTCAGCGTGGAGGactttttctttgtttttccATATTGTGGACACGGTAGAGCGACTAAATCCAAAGCGTTTGCCAACATCACTTATCTTCTCTCCCGTTTTTATTGCGCGTATCAGTAAAACTTTTTCGTCAATACACAgtgattttcttttattagcCATGTTTACAGTTTGAAAGTTTGTGAGCAACTAAGAATATGATAAGGTATAGATAATCCATGACTCCTACTTATGAGTCATGGTCAACAACAGTCTACACGTACAAGCAATCCCAATTTGTAAACAAAAGAACGAATTTCTTAGAAAGTTCGGTATGCATCATGCCGACAGTCGAGTTTATTGCGGGCTAGGATAATAAAGCGACAATAGATCGTACACAGCTGCGaagttttttctaattttagcAACTTAAAAGatactttttattactcaattGTTGTCGTTATCGAGAGTGGGTGTAATGCTATGTAGAGTGAAACATTGTATGAAAGACAAGCTAAACCAACCAAAGCCAATTGATTTCGACGCTTAAGggattttgttattaaatagaGTGACGTTACATGGAGTttatactgtaattttttcataaaagtaTAAGTCTTACTGAGAAGAATGCCGCTAGGCAGGTGTCTTTGACTTATATAGAAGCTGAGatacaaatatttgaaaattagtgaaaaatcgacgtttttaaaaattcaaaaaattctccAGCGGCCGGATTTGCCTATATcgggctcaaattttcaggatcGTCTCCTTTTTAGGTGTACTTTCGAGGGAAAAATCAGCATCACAATCGCCGACCTGAGTGCGCACACTTTCGTCGAGAATTGATGGACCTGcccgtatatatatatatatatatatatatatatatatatatatatatatatatatatattgtgaccgGTTATTTTGCTCGACTGGAATCCTTCAGTCGCTCTATCACCGCACACTCAACTTGGCTTACCTGGTTCGGCTTCTGCAATTGATGGGTGCCAGATGATTTAACAATCACCAAATTCGATGCTCGGAAAAcgtcggctcagggtggcggatcggggaTAGGATAGGCACTTATAATTAGCGACAAATAATTActctgaattaaataaaattaattagacgTATATTAAACCGAAAATAATAGGAACCGCTcgatattacaaaaataatcggtTACAACCAAATATAAATTGCCGTGGTCGGTTGACtcgatataatttaaaaacgaatAGGAATTTGAATACTCAACTAccaaaatgtaattttaataattataactcgatataattattagaacAACGAATGAACTCCGGATATCACCCGGTATTGCAACTTAGCGGCATAGTGATGTCAATTCACTTGACATTCGCACCTGTCGGTAACTCGGTTTCTAACTATAATTAACATGAAAAGATTGGCTTAACTACTAAGATAATGTTACGTCCTGGATGACGAACACAAGTTATTTAGTCCCTTAATTTTGAGTCAAAGCACTTAGGTCATTTACTCGGGTAGCGGAGACCTCGCTATTTAGTATCGAGTATGTCAATATACGGAAATAGAATGTACGAGGTGAATAGATGTTTCTTATCACTagataaatgaacaattaattaaacttacaGTTGGTTCATACAATGTAATAAATTGTCAGGATACAAGATTTTGCTGAGCTGGATACCCGATTGTTGACTGAGATTTGATTCGTATTAAATTGTTGTTGGTTGAAATTCGTTTTGAAATACATTGTTGTCAGGTGGCTTGATAGTTGGTTACTCTTTTTGAATGTTGAGAATCGTTGATGTAAATGAGCAAAGGAGTTTACTTATACTGCGTAATTGACAATCTGTCTGAATATACGCTTTTAAActgaaatttatgtaaatatgaaaaataatatttaaaaccgtaataatattcaacagaaataatttaattaattaaattatttgtaatgttgaataaaagaattaaaaatcgaaattattttttatttagaataattcacTTTATTTGTATGAATTCTGAATTTAGTTATTAACGACTcgaacacaaaaattaaattttaacattttaaaataataagattataCGTAATCAAACGCTTGATAATAAATGGACATTGAGGACCGATTTGCGGCGGTTTATATAGGCGCGAATCATAGGCGAGGGGTAGCACGCGCgacctaaatttaattttgttaccgAAAACTAATGTTATTGAGCAGAGTCGAATACTTGCGGGGTGTGGTGTAAGAAAAGGCGTACGTGACGATCTTGGATTGAAACCTTTAGAACGATGACAAAGGCTCAAAAAAAAGACGATGGTAAGATTTACGGGTGGAAGAAAGAGATCCGACCCCATGTTATTAGATAGGAGTTATTTTAGTCTTTTAATTACGGGTTATTAAGTAGATTTATCGTATAAGTGGTTATTGATTATTGATCCTTTTGTCATTATCTTTCGATTGGTTATAGTCATTCCTTCCTATCGTCAgtggtttaaaagttacacctatttttaattacaatattcaataaattgcaattattattagGTTCATAGATAGACGTGCGTTAGAGAATTATTGTGataatttcagttttttattattttaatgatttgtCGAGGTATTTAAAGTTGAATTTAGCGATATAGTCGTATGTATTAGAGAGAGAAGATGATCGTAGTGAGTTATGCGCCACGCCTTAGAACGAAGCTTCTAGATCCAGCTCAATGCTATTAGGTGAGCCTTATGTTAAGTGGTTAATTACTGATTACTAATTAGAATTAGGGTATAGAtggttattgattattaattctttcgttattAGCTTTCAATTGACTATAGTCATTCCGTTCTATGGTTATTGGTTGAAATgttatacttatttataattattgtaggatagttattaaataatctggAATTATTATCGATTCAATTAGATAAGTTGTTTTGTTGGATTATTATGATATGTTTATCTGgtctatattttaattagttatcgAGTTATTTAAGCTAAAATGTATCGATATAATTGAATGTGTCAGAGAGAGAAGTGACGAAATACGTCAGGCGATACGTCACAAGAAGTAGCGGTAGCAACAGGATGAGTCATGAGCCACGCTTTGAGAGAAGGTTCTAGACCTGAGTTAATATATTAGTTGAGCCTTATTTCGGATGGTTAATTACGcattattaattagatttaaagTATAGatgtttattgattattaatccTCTCGTTATTGTCTTTCGATTGATTATAGTCGTTCCATTCTACTGTTATTGCTTAAATGCTAacctatttttaattattacggAATAATTATTAGGTAATCTGGAAGCATTATTGGTTCAATTAAATAAGGTGTTTTATCGGATTATAATGATAACTTTAGTTTctcattattgtaattatttatcgagtTAACTAAAGTAAAAACTATCAGTATACTCGTATGGGTTAGAGAAAGAAATGATGAAATACGTCACGTGGTACGTCACAAGAGAATCTTGGGAGCGCGAAAAGGCAGGCCGTATTAAATCTGTTAATGGAAGAATGAGAGGCAATCCCATGCTATTAGATGggcttaatttaaatagttaattatgaattatccGTTAAGATTGAGATTTgagagtttaataattaataatctactTTTTCTTATCTATCGATGGGTTATGAGTATTTGTCTTTGCCGTTAGTGGTTTAAAAGTTATGCCtgtttttgattttaagtaaataataatttgcaatTAGTATTAATCTCATCAGTAAAGGAACACTAGTGGATTGTCGTGAGAACCTTggttaatcattatttaaattattagttgaGTTATTAAGGATGGAAGTAACGCGTTTACGTATGTGTTAGTAAGACAAGGGTGAAGCGAAAGAGTTAGGTTCCTTGCTCAGCCTCTGATGGTTAGATAGTTAATATATAGGTTTTTATCTAAACTCAAATTCTATTTTCCCTTATTCATCgattgattataatttactcCTGTTGTTATAGCTAGGTGgctatgaatttaattattctttgtTAGATTTTaaggaattattattatggttatTCATTCTATCATGGAATATTATGGTTGTCCGATGTTTTAATTGTTATCTTgtgtattatttttgtatcgGTACGTTGGAATATTGTGTCTTAAattgtcaatatttatttactaataagGTTCTTGGGTTATGGTGCAATATCTACTATTGCGTACTAAGcgttatttatgattttatttactgtcaatggtgtcgatcatagattttattactttgtttTTGTTAACAATTATCAGTTTGTTTAAgagttcatttaaaattttaaataaattttgatattatttggGCTAGTAGATACTAGAAAGGTAAAGGTTATCCGGGTTGTGACACTTGactttataaagaaaatacaaAAGAGCTTCGCGTGGCATTATTGAAAGATGATACTGTTTAGGTTGCAAGCATTAGGGAGTTTACCACGATTTAAATGATTGCTCAATTTATTAGTTACTTCATTATTTCttcataagtaataaaaaggaaaatttatagtaTTCCTTGTTTACAACAACAAGTTCTGACCACTCACTGACCTTTGATATGTTTAGTTTTAGTTATTaagaatttagtttttattcatttaattacacGATATTTTCGTATTTTCGCATGTTATGtcgtaacaataataataacacgaagatagtaataatattactaagataataatactaataaccGGAGTCGTTAAGTACCAAAAAAAACCAACTGCAAATAACGAGACTCGAAAGGCGCggtatcaaattaattaaatgaaaaaaaaaaaaaaaaataacaaaaacataAAGAAATCAAATTCCAAAATACCACTTCAATCTCAATATTATCCGTACATACAAGGACGGTATCAAAACGCTGCCAATTCAAATTACAAAACAggaaagaaaatcaaaaatgtacCAGCGGAATAATTCGAGTTGGAAACGCCTAACCCAAATAAAAgttatcagataattttattgaaaaaaaaaaaaacttcggCGTCAACTCGAGTTATTCCTCGAAATAAATTAGTCAGATTCACTCACCGGTCGATGGTCTCGGAGTCCTATATAATCTTCGGCTTCACGTGGTCGATGGAATTATAATGGCGGGCCGGGGACGGCGTCTCAAAATCCCACAGGTACGGGATGATCCAACTAGCAATTGATGAATTGTGACTTGCTCAGTCAATGACTGCGTCGATGACTTGTTATGGGCACTGTGTCGGTCAAAGTATCTATCCGCACGCGGAAAAAGGAATCACCGATCTCGGTGTCGTAAGAGGAATCCTTGGTACGGATTTCTCCAGTAGtctatttaatgataatacgTCTTCTACACGTCGCTTACGGCTTATTTCAATACCGGAATCTCGGACTGTATTCCTTACTAACATTGTCGAAAAATTCGCTTTGATAATTACAAATGCggttaaattattcaattgcaaaaaaaaacacgtgTCAATCACAACGACGTACGATCCAGAATGGCGTCGTCTGTTTTTGTCCTCAACTTCCCGCCTTTAGTTCAGGACTTCTTCACTTGGCGGCGCTTCAATAGTGTCTCGACCGGGCTGCGATCCCCATTGAGACGGTCGATTTCCAATCCCACTTGAGACGGTCGGTGTCAATTCGATGTCGCTCCggttttcattataaatactCTATACCAGCTACTATCTGCTGTAGAATCCCTTGCTCGATATGTTCTTGCCCATTGGCCACGTTGTTCGGATGTTTTGCGTGGCATTGCAGACTAACCCACGGTCCGATGTCAACTTCTAAAATTTCCGCGAGCggtaattttacaaaagtcGTCCCACGACTATTCCGGGCAGTTGTTGTCGGGTCGGTTTTGTCCTCTTGGGCTCTGTTGACCAGCAAACGAGTATCTGTATCTTACAACAAATGATACCAACTTAAACTAACTTAAGTactaattaacttattattatcaatatttcgAGTCTCGGATCCTTCTCGTACCAAGCTGCCAACTAGACGAATTTATTAATCTAAATTACGTGGGAGAGTCATTTGAAAGTCGGAATCGGCCAAGTCAAAATACGAGAGAGGTCAAAATAAACATAGccttacattattttaaaaaataatgtatggATTAAACAAATGGAGTGACCACATGTCGGCGTCGAATTATGCAGTGAAATGTAAAATgtcacaatatatacatatatatatatatatatatatatatatatatatatatatatatatatatatattgagacaatgtgaattgtcttcgtcgtcctcagccttgtgatttccatttttctccgtcttgttgccgtctgaaactacacaagtcatagtgccgcggtcacatgactaattttcacgaTAACacatgaccgtaagggtgaagtggggtcAGAGTCCTGAGGCTAGTCCTATGCCCAAATTTATCGGTTAATCACTTCGATCCTGAATCAATTAGCGCACACACGTTTTTATACTAATTATTCAGCATTAATTCCGGCAATTTGCTTGCAAAAACCTAATTGTAACTCGGGCAATTAACTTGCGATATTCTGTACATTATTGGCAATTATCttgcaattatattttattgtttagttattaattattatgaataaagttaGTTTAAGTAACTATCACTGTACGTACTGGCGAAATActtgtaatataaaattatactgagCTACACATCTTTCTACATTACATCCAGCGCTTGcattttcttgtaagtaattattattattataattggcaataaacttacacattttgtttatcattcattttatctACTATTTGTTCATCCTATTCATATCCTGTTTTACTGGTAAGATCCTTCAATAGATTAACAAAAGTATTATCAATTAAGTAAGAATTGATAAGTTCATCAACAATAAGAAATCTATTGATAAGTAATAAGCCGTGGGATAAGTCGGTGAATTTTACATACATTGACGAGTTTGAATGAGTGCGtgtctttgctttgcaagaaccccagcccactgctctgtccaggtaaaatcaaatttgttagaggccagcctaagccagagTTTAACTTGCGAATTCCGGTGGCTGCTAGTAAAAATCGCGACGAgaaaaagcgatttgtctcaatatatatatatatatatatatatatatatatatatatatatatatatatatattaggtgtacaaaaaagttctacccgttttttgtcaaaaaaaaatatatttaaaaattttaaataaaatacaaattttaatcaaaataaccaccatcagcatctactaccctttgccaacgctcaggcaactgatggatcccacggcgataaaaggcttgatcttttgtcgaaatgaaatcatctattgttttttgcatttcgttttcattttgtaagtgtttgtcagccaagtaattttgcaatgaacggaatatgtgaaaatcacacggtgcaaggtctggtgaatacgccgggtgcggtaaaacttcccactgtaaatcatttatagtgtagtggacgattgaacttctatgaggcctggcgttatcatgctgcagtatcactggtcgaggtttttgtcccgcaaatcgtcttttactgttgatttcatctgctaatttttttaattgacaactgtagcgttctctagtaacggtttctcctggtttgagtaactcataatatagcacgccccactcatcccaccaaatacaaagcaatatttttttctcaaaaacattacgttttagtgttgatgtcgttggttgtcctggtgtctacccaatgttttcgacgtttaggattctcatagtaaacccatttttcgtcccctgttacaagtttccacaaaaaactttttttttatgtcgtgaaagcaacgacaggcaggtgtcaactcgtctctctcgttgttctggagttaattcatgaggtacccattttccttctttttgaatcttacctaaagcatgtaatctttcagaaatagcttgttgagtaacgtttaactttttcgcaagttcttgttgtgtttgtgcagaatcttgattcagtaattcttccaatttctcgtcactgattgttgaaggtcttccagagcgtggtttatcatttaaattaaaatctccgtttgtgaatttccgaaaccatctttgacaagtactgtcatcaataacactgtcaccataagttgcacagattattctttgaggttcagcagcactttttccttgatgaaattcatataaaagacaatggcggatatgctcattacttacttccatttttaacttaataaaaaaatatatatatcgaagattaatatattaaaagtttgatgaatttaaagagtacaaacagctgtgcatgtacatatacgtattcatagctaacctataaatagctgttagataactccatctttgaaaaacgggtagaacttttttgtacacctaatataaTGATGAAGTTTAAATGATGGAGAAATAATttcgttcttttttttttcttatagaaGAGAATAAAAGAAAGTGTTATTCGTGAAAACAAGCTTACGAAATTATATGACATTTGTTTTGCAAAAGCTGACAGTCGAAAAACAATCGCACAATCAGTAATCGAATTTCGACTGATTGAtatcttaaaataaacaagaaGTAGAACCCGAATtgattacttatatataatgattttgtaaattgttACCAAAATTCTATGAGGGAGGAACTGATCATGCAAATCGTTCAATAAAAACTAACCATAATCGCGGTACAAACAGTTAGCGTGTCAGGATCTTCTTTTTTCGCtgatttcttattattttcaagctctatttcgtttttaaaaagttaaatgaatatagattttataaaatcacaaATTTTGTTCCATTCATCGAAATATTTGACTTATaaattgtcacgatattttaatatcgcggcagtctcgcatcaggtcggtgagcaacagagggcagcacacgctgctcacacgtctcatccgacactgtattataattgttgtttgttcatttataagattttatttagttattgtattaataatacttaattgatttcttaggTGTGAATTGTGTTTAAATCAGGAGATTTTACTGATTAAGttaagcatatatttggattttgtagcgctggggaaaatagttgcgcatttcatttatgtgcttatgattgttttgaattggttggcgcatgcgcgtcaacgcaacagttggtatccgtagatttatttattataaataaatctactagtttcatgaataaatcattggttgatttatcggtgaatattattaagaattaattagggaaaatacaattggtcatttagcgtcgggaacttgataaactacacggccacagttatgtagtacgttggtggtactgtaaagcaataacatgcgacagttgtatatctcTATTGGGTaaagtgagatatacgacaaaatggcgtcggcctaggtgccggcgtgagattcacgtgctgccatggtcagacgtgggatagtctctgtaagagtggcgtgtgtgctctgttacattaaattaattatacatttgtcgccatttggtatttcgtgtaaataatatacacCCATTGGCATTAGTTGAGCATTTGTTAAATTGcataaatgaaaatacatttaccgtattagcgtgcaaccaagggagttgaataatacgtaaactgtaagtactttttggctaatacattggcgtgtaattttggttcccgagttggtgatcatttgtatatagcaTAAGAGTAAGAGAGACAGAGAATTCTGAGTATCAG
Above is a window of Microplitis demolitor isolate Queensland-Clemson2020A chromosome 1, iyMicDemo2.1a, whole genome shotgun sequence DNA encoding:
- the LOC103578276 gene encoding tigger transposable element-derived protein 4-like, with the protein product MANKRKSLCIDEKVLLIRAIKTGEKISDVGKRFGFSRSTVSTIWKNKEKVLHAEGEGKSSKKLKKPIYEDLDQAVLSWFHRQRQNNMPISGRLVKAKAENFADELGLTSFKASEGWLGKFKQRHHINYGKISGEARSVDTNVTHDWINRVWSKFIEKYASSDIFNADEAGIFYKLTPDKTLKFKGKKCVGGKLSKERITMLVAADMDGTEKNKLLIIGKSKNPRCFKNIKKLPVTYKANKSAWMTSQLFEEEVGKWDAELKGRKILLLVDNCPAHPFISNL